One Roseomonas gilardii subsp. gilardii genomic region harbors:
- the xseA gene encoding exodeoxyribonuclease VII large subunit codes for MSETAAPSRTSNIPEYTVAEISGAVKRTLEGTFGRVRIRGEVTECRPYGANRFYFSLKDEGGQIRAVIWAWSAGRTGLRPENGTEVIATGKITAYGDRSTYQIVVDRLDYAGEGALLARVERLRKALEAEGLFGEERKRPLPSFPRVIGVVTSAQGAVIQDIRTTLLRRFPSRILLWPVAVQGVGAAEQVASAIAGFNALPDGFPRPDVLIVARGGGSLEDLMAFNEEAVVRAAAASHIPLISAVGHETDTTLIDFASDRRAPTPTAAAELAVPSRTELLAQVQQRALRLTRAGQSHLDQVRYRLARAAAALPDLPGMLLNARQRLDDRGERLSLAPRVLLRDRRARLNDAAARLLHPREMLAARRSRLQLLEARSGAAVARVLDRAARQFARLPDPTPRLRFRLREARLGLEGLSARLEGASYQGLLERGFALVRDADGHPVTRAAQVDPGARLQIEFADGVIEATDTRGAAPRRPRAATPKDQGSLL; via the coding sequence ATGAGCGAAACCGCCGCCCCCTCCCGGACCTCCAACATCCCCGAATACACCGTGGCCGAGATTTCGGGCGCGGTGAAGCGCACGCTGGAGGGCACCTTCGGCCGCGTCCGCATCCGGGGCGAGGTCACGGAATGCCGCCCCTATGGCGCCAACCGCTTCTACTTCTCGCTGAAGGACGAGGGCGGGCAGATCCGCGCGGTGATCTGGGCCTGGAGCGCCGGCCGCACCGGTCTCAGGCCCGAGAACGGCACCGAGGTGATCGCGACCGGCAAGATCACCGCCTATGGCGACCGCTCGACCTACCAGATCGTGGTGGACCGGCTGGACTATGCCGGGGAGGGCGCGCTGCTCGCCCGGGTGGAACGGCTGCGCAAGGCGCTGGAGGCCGAGGGCCTTTTCGGCGAGGAGCGCAAGCGCCCCCTCCCCAGCTTCCCGCGCGTGATCGGCGTGGTGACCAGCGCCCAGGGCGCGGTGATCCAGGATATCCGCACCACCCTGCTGCGGCGCTTCCCCTCGCGCATCCTCCTCTGGCCGGTGGCGGTGCAGGGCGTCGGCGCGGCGGAGCAGGTCGCCTCGGCCATCGCCGGCTTCAACGCCCTGCCGGACGGTTTCCCGCGCCCCGACGTGCTGATCGTGGCGCGCGGTGGCGGCTCGCTGGAGGACCTGATGGCCTTCAACGAGGAGGCCGTGGTCCGCGCCGCCGCCGCCAGCCATATCCCGCTGATCTCGGCCGTGGGGCACGAGACGGACACGACGCTGATCGACTTCGCCTCCGACCGGCGCGCACCCACCCCCACCGCCGCCGCCGAACTCGCCGTGCCCTCCCGCACCGAGCTTCTGGCCCAGGTGCAGCAGCGCGCCCTGCGCCTGACCCGCGCCGGGCAATCGCATCTGGACCAGGTGCGCTACCGCCTCGCCCGCGCCGCCGCCGCGCTGCCGGACCTGCCGGGGATGCTGCTCAACGCCCGGCAGCGCCTCGACGACCGGGGGGAGCGTCTTTCCCTGGCGCCGCGCGTGCTGCTGCGCGACCGCCGGGCGCGGCTGAACGATGCCGCCGCCCGCCTGCTGCACCCGCGGGAGATGCTGGCCGCCCGCCGCTCCCGGCTGCAACTCCTCGAAGCCCGCTCCGGCGCCGCCGTGGCCCGGGTGCTGGACCGTGCGGCGCGGCAGTTCGCCCGCCTGCCCGACCCGACCCCGCGCCTGCGCTTCCGCCTGCGGGAGGCGAGGCTGGGGCTGGAAGGGCTGTCCGCCCGGCTGGAAGGCGCCTCCTACCAGGGGCTGCTGGAACGCGGCTTCGCCCTGGTGCGCGATGCCGATGGCCATCCCGTCACCCGCGCGGCCCAGGTCGATCCCGGCGCCCGGCTGCAGATCGAATTCGCCGATGGCGTCATCGAGGCCACCGACACCAGGGGCGCCGCCCCGCGCCGTCCCCGTGCCGCCACCCCCAAGGACCAGGGCTCCCTGCTGTGA
- the purD gene encoding phosphoribosylamine--glycine ligase, which yields MKVLLVGGGGREHALARKLLDSSLLTKLWVAPGNAGIARIAECVPVAAEDVAGQVALAKEKGVDLVVAGPEAPLTLGLADACAEAGIRCFGPSAAAARLEGSKSFTREVTGAAGVPGAEWARFTDSAEALAYVRAKGAPIVIKADGLAAGKGVVVAATLAEAEAAITDMLDGGIHGAAGASILVEECLIGEEVSFFALCDGTHALPLVGAQDHKRVGDGDTGPNTGGMGAYSPAPAFTEALQAEAMERIVRPTLAEMARRGTPFRGVLFAGLMLTAQGPKLIEFNVRFGDPECQVLMTRLRSDLLAALLAACDGELKDFGLRWSPDPAMVVVMAARGYPGSYVKNTAIRGLDEAGAVPGVVVYHAGTSAGPGGEVLATGGRVLGITATAPTLREARDAAYAAVDALDWPEGFCRRDIGWRALGAG from the coding sequence ATGAAGGTGCTGCTGGTGGGCGGCGGGGGGCGGGAACATGCCCTGGCCCGGAAGCTGCTGGATTCCTCCCTGCTGACGAAGCTCTGGGTCGCCCCCGGCAATGCCGGGATCGCGCGGATCGCCGAATGCGTCCCCGTGGCCGCGGAGGATGTCGCCGGGCAGGTCGCGCTGGCGAAGGAGAAGGGCGTGGACCTCGTGGTGGCCGGCCCCGAGGCGCCGCTGACCCTGGGCTTGGCCGATGCCTGCGCCGAGGCCGGCATCCGCTGCTTCGGCCCCTCTGCCGCCGCGGCGCGGCTGGAAGGCTCCAAGAGCTTCACCCGCGAGGTGACCGGGGCCGCCGGGGTGCCGGGGGCCGAATGGGCCCGTTTCACCGACAGCGCCGAGGCCCTGGCCTATGTGCGGGCGAAGGGTGCGCCGATCGTGATCAAGGCCGATGGCCTCGCCGCCGGCAAGGGCGTGGTGGTGGCCGCCACGCTGGCGGAGGCGGAGGCCGCCATCACCGACATGCTGGATGGCGGCATCCATGGCGCGGCGGGGGCCTCCATCCTGGTCGAGGAATGCCTGATCGGCGAGGAGGTCTCCTTCTTCGCCCTCTGCGACGGCACCCATGCCCTGCCGCTGGTGGGGGCGCAGGACCACAAGCGCGTGGGTGACGGCGACACCGGGCCGAACACCGGCGGCATGGGCGCCTACTCTCCCGCCCCGGCCTTCACCGAGGCGCTCCAGGCCGAGGCCATGGAGCGGATCGTCCGGCCGACCCTGGCGGAGATGGCGCGGCGCGGCACGCCCTTCCGCGGCGTGCTCTTCGCCGGGCTGATGCTGACGGCGCAGGGGCCGAAGCTGATCGAGTTCAATGTCCGCTTCGGCGACCCGGAATGCCAGGTGCTGATGACGCGGCTGCGTTCCGACCTGCTGGCCGCGCTGCTCGCCGCCTGCGATGGGGAACTGAAGGATTTCGGCCTGCGCTGGTCGCCCGACCCGGCCATGGTCGTGGTCATGGCGGCGCGCGGCTATCCGGGTTCCTATGTGAAGAACACGGCGATCCGTGGGCTGGACGAGGCCGGGGCCGTGCCGGGCGTGGTGGTCTATCACGCCGGCACCTCCGCCGGGCCGGGCGGCGAGGTCCTTGCCACCGGTGGGCGCGTGCTGGGCATCACCGCCACCGCGCCGACGCTGCGCGAGGCCCGCGACGCCGCCTACGCCGCCGTGGATGCGCTGGACTGGCCGGAGGGCTTCTGCCGCCGCGATATCGGCTGGCGGGCCCTCGGGGCGGGGTGA
- a CDS encoding siderophore-interacting protein: MNAITTLRARTRIELPDPPRQFERLCEHLGDYGATVRREEGLARISHRLGRTVMAVEGRALSFDVSSGDAASLSMLRGLLAWYVEHLEEGLKPDFAWSGDGCDTAQLPYFRAMRVVSNHAVTPHMRRIRLTGPDLARFAVGGLHLRLLIPPPGVPDPEWPVAGPNGAPVWPQGPRAAIPRVYTIRRIDPAAGWMDVDMVVHGEEEDDAGSGPGSRWALGAKSGDPVGILGPGGGEGPVADWVVLAGDETALPAIGRILEELPPEARGTALVEVAEAREEQDLIHPPGVELRWLHRNGLPAGTPNLLPAALRALRWPESGSIAAWAAAEFQVAQSMRCHLRDERGLDKDRCYCAAYWRRERG; the protein is encoded by the coding sequence ATGAACGCGATCACGACCCTGCGTGCCCGCACCCGGATCGAACTTCCGGACCCGCCGCGGCAGTTCGAACGGCTCTGCGAGCATCTGGGCGACTACGGCGCCACCGTGCGGCGGGAGGAGGGCCTCGCCCGGATCTCGCACCGCCTGGGCCGCACCGTGATGGCGGTCGAGGGCCGGGCGCTGAGCTTCGACGTCTCCTCCGGGGATGCCGCCTCCCTTTCCATGCTGCGCGGCCTCCTGGCCTGGTATGTGGAACATCTCGAAGAGGGGCTGAAGCCGGACTTCGCCTGGAGCGGCGACGGCTGCGACACGGCGCAGCTCCCCTATTTCCGCGCCATGCGCGTGGTCTCCAACCACGCCGTCACGCCGCATATGCGCCGCATCCGCCTGACGGGGCCGGACCTGGCGCGCTTCGCGGTGGGCGGCCTGCACCTGCGCCTGCTGATCCCACCGCCGGGCGTGCCGGACCCCGAATGGCCCGTCGCCGGCCCGAACGGCGCGCCTGTCTGGCCGCAAGGGCCACGCGCCGCCATCCCGCGCGTCTACACCATCCGCCGCATCGACCCCGCCGCCGGCTGGATGGATGTGGACATGGTCGTGCATGGCGAGGAGGAGGACGATGCCGGCTCGGGCCCCGGCTCACGCTGGGCGCTGGGGGCAAAGTCGGGCGACCCGGTCGGCATCCTCGGCCCCGGCGGTGGCGAGGGGCCGGTGGCGGACTGGGTGGTCCTGGCCGGTGACGAGACCGCCCTGCCCGCCATTGGCCGCATCCTGGAGGAACTGCCCCCCGAGGCGCGCGGCACCGCCCTGGTCGAGGTCGCGGAGGCACGGGAGGAACAGGATCTGATCCACCCGCCCGGCGTCGAGCTGCGCTGGCTGCACCGCAACGGCCTGCCCGCGGGCACGCCCAACCTCCTGCCCGCCGCCCTGCGCGCCTTGCGCTGGCCCGAAAGCGGCAGCATCGCCGCCTGGGCCGCCGCCGAGTTCCAGGTCGCCCAGTCCATGCGCTGCCACCTGCGCGACGAACGGGGGCTGGACAAGGATCGTTGCTACTGCGCCGCCTACTGGCGGCGGGAACGCGGCTGA
- a CDS encoding iron-containing alcohol dehydrogenase, translating to MPGFTFLSVPRIVAETGGLDRLGTMMAGLGARRVAIVCDRGIVEGGLAARARSALTAAGLTARVLDGVQADPPVAVVRATLAAARDFAADGVVGLGGGSSLDTAKLVALLLRSDQAIEDLYGHDRARGQRVPLIQVPTTAGTGSEVTWASVVTSERNEKQAIYAPQLLPDIALLDAGLTLGMPPRVTAATGLDAMVHAIEAHTSRTRKNPVSDALAVKALSLLGGNLRRVVADGTDLPAREAMLEGAMLAGMAFVNASVAAVHALSYPLGARFHVPHGHSNALVMGPVFRFNLPVAAEAYAELAPCLLPGRRFASAGEAAEAFVTALEELVGSVGLETRMSQLGVTEADLPGMAEEVVGGLQRLLANNPRDMTREDVVAMYRAVL from the coding sequence ATGCCCGGCTTCACCTTCCTCTCCGTCCCCCGCATCGTCGCGGAGACGGGTGGCCTGGATCGGCTGGGCACGATGATGGCCGGGCTGGGCGCGCGCCGCGTCGCCATCGTCTGCGACCGCGGCATCGTGGAGGGCGGGCTGGCGGCGCGTGCCCGTTCCGCCCTCACCGCCGCCGGCCTCACCGCCCGCGTGCTCGACGGCGTGCAGGCCGATCCACCGGTGGCCGTGGTGCGCGCCACCCTGGCCGCCGCGCGGGACTTCGCGGCGGATGGCGTGGTCGGCCTCGGCGGCGGCAGCTCGCTCGACACGGCGAAGCTGGTGGCGCTGCTGCTGCGCTCCGACCAGGCGATCGAGGATCTCTACGGCCATGACAGGGCGCGCGGGCAACGCGTGCCGCTGATCCAGGTCCCCACCACCGCCGGCACCGGCTCCGAGGTCACCTGGGCCTCGGTCGTCACCAGCGAGCGCAACGAGAAGCAGGCGATCTACGCGCCGCAGCTCCTGCCCGACATCGCCCTGCTGGATGCGGGGCTGACGCTCGGCATGCCGCCACGTGTCACCGCCGCCACCGGCCTGGATGCGATGGTCCATGCCATCGAGGCCCATACCAGCCGCACCCGCAAGAACCCGGTCTCCGATGCGCTGGCGGTGAAGGCACTCTCCCTGCTCGGCGGCAACCTCCGCCGCGTGGTGGCGGATGGCACGGACCTGCCGGCGCGCGAGGCGATGCTGGAAGGCGCGATGCTGGCCGGCATGGCCTTCGTCAACGCCTCCGTCGCGGCGGTGCACGCGCTGTCCTATCCGCTCGGCGCGCGCTTCCATGTGCCACACGGGCACAGCAACGCGCTGGTGATGGGGCCGGTCTTCCGCTTCAACCTGCCCGTGGCGGCGGAAGCCTATGCCGAGCTCGCCCCCTGCCTGCTGCCCGGCCGCCGCTTCGCCAGCGCGGGGGAGGCCGCCGAGGCCTTCGTCACCGCGCTGGAGGAACTCGTCGGCAGTGTCGGCCTCGAAACGCGGATGAGCCAGCTTGGCGTCACCGAGGCGGATCTTCCCGGTATGGCGGAGGAGGTGGTCGGCGGACTTCAGCGCCTCCTCGCGAACAACCCGCGCGACATGACGCGCGAGGATGTCGTCGCGATGTACCGCGCGGTGCTGTAG
- the attM gene encoding AttM family quorum-quenching N-acyl homoserine lactonase: MSDIRLYMLQSGTLKCKVHNIKMNQGDGAPYEIPVPFFLITHPQGHTIIDGGNAVEVATDARGHWGGICDVYWPEMKPEEGCVAQLERLGIKPRDVRFVLQSHLHLDHTGAIGRFPEATHVVQRAEYEYAFTPDWFAAGGYIRKDFDRPGLRWEFLNGTADDHFDLYGDGTLTTVFTPGHAPGHQSFLVRLPRSGPMLLTVDAAYTTDHWEEKALPGFLASTVDTVRSVQKLRHLASRTGAKVVTGHDPDAWPGFRKAPEYYD; the protein is encoded by the coding sequence ATGAGCGACATCCGCCTCTACATGCTCCAGTCGGGCACGCTGAAGTGCAAGGTCCACAACATCAAGATGAACCAGGGCGACGGCGCACCCTACGAGATCCCCGTCCCCTTCTTCCTGATCACCCATCCGCAGGGCCACACCATCATCGACGGCGGCAATGCCGTGGAGGTCGCCACCGATGCGCGCGGCCACTGGGGCGGGATCTGCGACGTGTACTGGCCGGAGATGAAGCCGGAGGAAGGCTGCGTCGCGCAACTGGAACGCCTGGGCATCAAGCCGCGGGACGTGCGCTTCGTGCTGCAATCCCACCTGCATCTCGACCACACCGGCGCGATCGGCCGCTTCCCGGAGGCCACGCATGTGGTGCAGCGGGCGGAGTACGAATACGCCTTCACCCCCGACTGGTTCGCCGCCGGCGGCTATATCCGCAAGGATTTCGACCGCCCCGGCCTGCGCTGGGAATTCCTGAACGGCACGGCCGACGATCATTTCGACCTCTATGGCGACGGCACGCTCACCACGGTCTTCACTCCGGGCCACGCGCCGGGGCATCAGAGCTTCCTGGTCCGCCTGCCGAGGAGCGGGCCGATGCTGCTGACGGTGGATGCCGCCTACACCACCGACCACTGGGAGGAGAAGGCGCTGCCCGGCTTCCTGGCCTCCACGGTGGACACGGTGCGCTCCGTGCAGAAGCTGCGCCACCTGGCCAGCCGCACCGGGGCGAAGGTGGTGACGGGGCACGACCCCGATGCCTGGCCCGGCTTCCGCAAGGCCCCGGAATACTACGACTGA
- a CDS encoding iron-containing alcohol dehydrogenase, translated as MPTGPLPPFEFRTVPSIQVEWGGAKRLGEMLAARFPGSLPGRHILTVTDAGLVKAGLLGPVQAGLEAQGFRVTVFDKVVADPPESVLLDCVRQGREAGAEIVLGLGGGSSLDVAKLAAVLLVSEQELSQIYGIGKVAGSRLPLVLVPTTAGTGSEVTNISILTTGETTKMGVVAPQLYADAVLLDAELTLGLPALHTAATGIDAMVHAIEAYTSRHKKNPLSDALAREALRLLGGNLLAACRDGQDRAAREAMLLGAMLAGQAFTNAPVAAVHALAYPLGGHYHVPHGLSNALMLGPVLRFNARAAAPLYAELDTVLNGPGSVTGTGGTEERAMHFVESMQRLMDGSGAPRRLRDVGVTDNSLAMLAADAMKQTRLLVNNPVDVTEADALALYREAF; from the coding sequence ATGCCCACCGGTCCCCTGCCCCCCTTCGAATTCCGCACGGTCCCGTCGATCCAGGTGGAATGGGGCGGCGCGAAACGCCTGGGCGAGATGCTGGCCGCCCGCTTCCCCGGCTCCCTCCCCGGACGCCACATCCTGACGGTGACGGATGCCGGGCTGGTGAAGGCCGGGCTCCTCGGCCCCGTCCAGGCCGGGCTGGAGGCGCAGGGCTTCCGCGTCACCGTCTTCGACAAGGTGGTGGCGGACCCGCCGGAATCCGTCCTCCTCGACTGCGTGCGGCAGGGGCGTGAGGCCGGGGCGGAGATCGTGCTCGGCCTGGGCGGCGGCTCCTCGCTCGACGTCGCCAAGCTGGCCGCCGTGCTGCTGGTCTCGGAGCAGGAGCTGTCGCAGATCTACGGCATCGGCAAGGTGGCGGGCTCCCGCCTGCCGCTGGTGCTGGTGCCCACCACCGCCGGTACGGGGTCGGAGGTCACCAACATCTCCATCCTCACCACCGGCGAGACCACCAAGATGGGGGTGGTGGCGCCGCAGCTCTATGCCGATGCGGTGCTGCTGGATGCGGAGCTGACCCTCGGCCTGCCCGCCCTGCACACCGCCGCCACCGGCATCGACGCCATGGTGCATGCGATCGAGGCCTATACCAGCCGGCACAAGAAGAACCCGCTCTCCGACGCCCTGGCGCGGGAGGCGCTGCGCCTGCTCGGCGGCAACCTCCTCGCCGCCTGCCGCGACGGCCAGGACCGCGCGGCGCGCGAGGCCATGCTGCTCGGCGCCATGCTGGCGGGGCAGGCCTTCACCAATGCGCCGGTCGCGGCGGTGCACGCGCTGGCCTACCCGCTGGGCGGGCACTACCACGTGCCGCACGGCCTCTCCAACGCGCTGATGCTGGGGCCGGTGCTGCGCTTCAACGCCCGCGCCGCCGCACCGCTCTATGCCGAACTGGACACGGTGCTGAACGGCCCCGGCAGCGTCACGGGCACCGGCGGAACGGAAGAACGCGCGATGCACTTCGTGGAGAGCATGCAGCGCCTGATGGATGGCAGCGGCGCGCCGCGCCGGCTGCGCGATGTCGGCGTCACCGACAACAGCCTCGCCATGCTGGCTGCCGATGCGATGAAGCAGACGCGGCTGCTGGTGAACAACCCGGTGGACGTGACGGAGGCCGACGCGCTGGCCCTCTACCGCGAAGCCTTCTGA
- a CDS encoding dicarboxylate/amino acid:cation symporter, translated as MQRLTTYILVAMLLGIGVGYACHQVWPDPGTSRAIAGYISLISDIFLRLIKMIIAPLVFSTLVVGVAHMGDVGAVGRIGGKAMLWFVTASLVSLLLGLLLVNLLQPGASLDLPLPQAGATSGVQASSLTLRDFVTHLVPVSIFDAMARNEILQIVVFSLLFGVAAAALGEKARPVVQWIEALSHIILRVTGYVMMMAPLAVFASMAAIVTTQGLGILYTYGKFVAEFYLGLAILWSLLTAVGFLFFGRRVIELVSLVRQPFLLAFSTASSEAAYPRLMEQLARFGVSPKVISFVLPLGYSFNLDGSMMYCTFAVVFIAQAYNIDLTWGQQAVMLLVLMLTSKGMAGVPRASLVVIAATLSTFNIPEAGLLLIIGIDQFLDMGRSATNVIGNSLAAAVVGKWEGDRTPEPGSEPLPEPPPGTFDEAETRESATAPVA; from the coding sequence ATGCAGAGACTGACCACCTATATCCTCGTCGCCATGCTCCTCGGGATCGGCGTCGGCTATGCCTGCCATCAGGTCTGGCCCGATCCGGGCACCTCCCGCGCCATCGCCGGCTACATCTCGCTGATCAGCGACATCTTCCTGCGCCTGATCAAGATGATCATCGCGCCGCTGGTCTTCTCCACCCTGGTCGTGGGCGTGGCGCATATGGGCGATGTCGGGGCGGTGGGGCGGATCGGCGGCAAGGCGATGCTCTGGTTCGTCACGGCCTCGCTGGTCTCGCTGCTGCTGGGCCTGCTCCTCGTCAACCTCCTCCAGCCGGGGGCCAGCCTGGACCTGCCGCTGCCCCAGGCCGGGGCGACGAGCGGCGTCCAGGCCTCCTCGCTCACGCTGCGGGACTTCGTGACGCACCTCGTGCCCGTCTCGATCTTCGATGCCATGGCGCGCAACGAGATCCTGCAGATCGTCGTCTTCTCGCTGCTCTTCGGCGTGGCCGCCGCCGCGCTGGGGGAGAAGGCGCGCCCCGTCGTGCAGTGGATCGAGGCGCTCTCGCACATCATCCTGCGTGTCACCGGCTATGTCATGATGATGGCGCCGCTGGCGGTCTTCGCCTCCATGGCGGCGATCGTGACCACGCAGGGGCTGGGCATCCTCTACACCTACGGCAAGTTCGTGGCGGAGTTCTATCTCGGCCTGGCGATCCTCTGGAGCCTGCTGACGGCGGTGGGCTTCCTGTTCTTCGGGCGGCGGGTGATCGAGCTGGTCTCGCTGGTGCGGCAGCCCTTCCTGCTGGCCTTCAGCACTGCGAGCAGCGAGGCCGCCTATCCGCGCCTGATGGAGCAGCTCGCGCGCTTCGGCGTGAGCCCGAAGGTGATCAGCTTCGTGCTGCCGCTGGGCTATTCCTTCAACCTCGACGGCTCGATGATGTACTGCACCTTCGCCGTCGTTTTCATCGCCCAGGCTTATAATATCGACCTCACCTGGGGGCAGCAGGCGGTCATGCTGCTGGTGCTCATGCTGACCAGCAAGGGCATGGCGGGCGTGCCGCGCGCCTCGCTGGTGGTGATCGCGGCCACGCTCTCCACCTTCAACATCCCCGAGGCCGGGCTGCTGCTGATCATCGGCATCGACCAGTTCCTGGACATGGGCCGTTCCGCCACCAACGTCATCGGCAATTCCCTGGCGGCGGCGGTGGTCGGCAAGTGGGAGGGGGACCGGACGCCGGAGCCCGGCTCCGAGCCATTGCCGGAACCGCCGCCCGGTACCTTCGACGAGGCTGAAACGCGGGAATCCGCCACGGCTCCGGTGGCCTGA
- a CDS encoding HpcH/HpaI aldolase family protein, with translation MTDSQRLNGVIRAWEQGKPAFTAFAKVDRQTAAEMTDAPYDGIVYEMEHNPYDVAGLGDALQYMLNRKQIAASGSVAPSVTPLARIPANGIEMNQAFAKQVLDRGVYGVVWPHVHTVEQAYNAVASCRYARPKNAPLYEPRGVRGDGPAAAARYWGLTQAEYYARADVWPLAPQGELLVGLMIESTAAIENLDDMLANVPGIGFCLIGEGDLSQELGYPRQYEHPVVADAMRKVAEICHKHKVVVGNPHVTAKNVERLLQEGYRFLMSAPSRSYGVVGQGRELAGY, from the coding sequence ATGACCGACAGCCAGCGTCTCAATGGCGTCATCAGGGCCTGGGAGCAAGGCAAGCCCGCCTTCACCGCCTTCGCCAAGGTGGACAGGCAGACCGCGGCCGAGATGACCGATGCGCCCTATGACGGCATCGTCTATGAGATGGAGCACAATCCCTATGACGTCGCCGGGCTGGGCGACGCGCTCCAGTACATGCTCAACCGGAAGCAGATCGCCGCGTCCGGTTCGGTCGCGCCATCGGTGACGCCACTCGCGCGCATCCCGGCCAATGGCATCGAGATGAACCAGGCCTTCGCGAAGCAGGTGCTCGACCGCGGCGTCTATGGCGTGGTCTGGCCGCATGTCCACACCGTGGAGCAGGCCTACAACGCCGTTGCCTCCTGCCGCTATGCCCGCCCGAAGAACGCGCCGCTCTATGAGCCCAGGGGCGTCCGTGGCGACGGCCCGGCGGCGGCGGCGCGCTACTGGGGGCTGACCCAGGCGGAATACTACGCCAGGGCGGATGTCTGGCCGCTGGCGCCGCAGGGCGAGCTGCTGGTCGGGCTGATGATCGAGAGCACGGCGGCGATCGAGAATCTGGACGACATGCTGGCGAATGTGCCCGGCATCGGCTTCTGCCTGATCGGCGAGGGCGATCTGAGCCAGGAACTGGGCTATCCGCGCCAGTACGAGCATCCCGTGGTCGCCGATGCGATGCGCAAGGTCGCGGAGATCTGCCACAAGCACAAGGTGGTGGTCGGCAACCCGCATGTGACCGCGAAGAATGTCGAGCGGCTGCTCCAGGAAGGCTACAGGTTCCTGATGTCGGCGCCCAGCCGCAGCTATGGCGTGGTCGGCCAGGGCCGGGAACTGGCGGGCTACTGA